The Choloepus didactylus isolate mChoDid1 chromosome 15, mChoDid1.pri, whole genome shotgun sequence genome segment ACTACAAAAACTTATTTTTCTATGATACTGTACTTTTGATTTGGTAAATCttaatgaaatgttttattttgggtATTTATTATCTGTTGTATACTGAGCAAGCCTAGGGTTGGGTAATGTACACTAAGGAACCAAGCAGTCTGTGCCATTAGTGAACTTACAGCCCAATGGTCATCCATCCGTGTTCCTGTCACTCATGCCAGTCTTCTCCCTCCTATTCCTTGGCACCTTATGGCTTTCTCCTCCCTGCCCATTTAATTTAATCTGGGGAATTTTGCTTGGTGCAGGCCCTAAATAGACTGAAATGTCAAATGATTGCATGTTGTGTTTTAACAAGCACCCAGTGTTGCAACATGTCTATGTTTAATTGTTAAGCCTGTATAGTATTTTAAAAGGCTGTGTAACTACTCAGGTGTTGGGCTTGGTCATTATTTAAGCAGATTGGCTTGCCATCTTTACCTAGCCCTCTGCACATGAATGTAATTTGCTTGCCCCACACCATCATTTGAGTTTGTGACTCCTGAACTAAATGGTAAAATTTGAAGGGAGGGTTTTTGTGGTTTGACCAGGGGAGCTTTTGGTTCCCTTTTATCTGCCAGTATTCTCTCTGTCCTTTAAATCAAACTTTAGGATGTAATAAATACAGAATCTGCATTTAATAACATAAGTTAATATTcccaaataaattcattttggaACTACTTTTCACACATTTATTTGATCTCCATTGATGTGTATAAAAAATCACGTTATAACTGGAGGAGAAAAAGATCAGATTGGTATTGTCATGGGGCTTTTGTTAAGCTTGTGTTTTAAAACCATGAAAATCTAAAATTAGGCTGCATTGTGATAAACCTCACTTTTGACCAGGTGTGTCATTTTTGCTTAATAATTGCTCTAATAAAGCCTTTGAATCAGCTCATGCCACAGATGACAGCCAGCAAAAACAGAGGAGATGGGGATATGGGGAAAGAAAGTAGTTGAGTAacacaaggtaaaaaaaaaaaaaaaagaaaaaagaagaagaaaccatTTTAAATGAAGGGGTGGTTATGTGAATGTGAAGCCAAGTTAGAGAAGTGCCTGATTATCCCTACATAGTCATCAACATTGTTGTTCAGTTAACTGCTCTTGGACCAAGTAGTGAATTTATGCCTGTGTAAATCCCCAAAATGAAAGCAATTTATACTTTCTTTAAAGCtatttgaaaaactaaaaaaggaatgTGAGTAGGTGGTTCTTCAGATGATAAAATAGAGGATATGAAAGAAGTTTGAAGAAGCAAAAGCTCCCACTGATTCTCTTGCAGAATTGCTCCTTTATTTAATGCCTAGGTCCTTTGCTGTCTGTAAGCATCTCTGACATTAGTTACTAAGTCCCTTCCTTTACCTTTGTCTTAGCTGTCAGTAAACCTCTCAGATTATTTCATTCTCAGCAAAATCTTCTCCTTTATCAGAGGGCAGAAGCAGGTAAACTGGAACTTGAGTCCTGTTTGACAGTTTATGAacttgtgactttggacaagtatTTTAGCCTTTCTGAATCTTGGTTTATCTATTTAAAATGGAATTGACTTTACCACTTTATAATGCCTTAGAAATCAGTCAACAGGGATGAAGTGGTAAGCATGGTACCTATCAGGGAAGTGCTCAGGAATGTTggctcctccttttccttccttatcCAATTTGGATTCACTTTAAAAGCAAGAAATTTACTAGATTTCAAAAGAGAAATGTATGAGtagttttgaaaattatttcagatGTGAAATACTAATACAGTAAATATgctagacttttaaaaattattcttacaGAAAACAACTCAGAAAATTTCAGACATTCCCAAGCCCTGTACTAGGTATAGGTTAAAGCTCACAGACAATAACAAAGTATCTCAAAGGAGATTTTATCAGTAGACTTAATAGCAGTTTTTCAGATTATTGTGATCATGTTTTTTACATGCTTAACAGATTGTATATCAGGTAACGTGCATCAGAGAAAGCATGATGACTAAAATGAAACAGACTCACAGTGTTTCTTTTGCTTCATTTGAGAGTTTAAACAAATGTAGGAGTAGGAAGTTTCATGAACATTTAAGACAGAAGGTAGGTCACCAATAAATGCAGTCACAATATTCATGATGTAGGTAGATGTGGAAACTGCAGTTGAGCTGTCAGATTAGTTTAGACTTCAGACTACAGTCCTAAATGATTGGTATCATTTATGTTGTAATTATTTCGCATTTAGATGTCAGTGAGTATTCTTGATAGGAAATAGTGCATTCAGTTTCTAacattatttttgctatttttaatgtAGTAGCACAGCATCCCCAGCAATTTGTAAGTATGAGTGTGTCTTTCTTGTGGACCTCTCTTGTGCTTGTAGCTTTAAGATGTTCTTGGGGAGATAGCATACATTACCCTCATTCTAGGCATAGAGTAGTGGAAGAATAGAATGTATTTCCTCAATTTATTAATGACAAGCAGGGAAATGTTAAGGCCTTTTTTTACTCACAGGGTGAATTATGGGAGGCTGAGTCATGGGAGGTCAGAATCTTTAATATGTGTTATTTTGTGATTTGCAAAATGACCTACATGTCTAATATCAttaccactttaaaaaaaatggctatCCTGAAAGTGTTTGTGTGGAGGGGGCTATGTTTCATGGCAAAGACCATTACTAAATTCAGAATGGCAGTCAGGTGATATTGACTATTGCCGTTGTCTCTTTTCTTTGCTCGTGGCAGTCATTGCTTTCTGATCAACACACTTTAGTGCTAAGTGTAGATTTAACCTTAGAATCCTTTTCAACATACTGCTAAGTCCACTCCTACCAGTCAATCATAAGCTCACAAAGCaaagttatttttcagttcttgatttatattttaaattaatttgcaCCAAGAGattatgaatttatttaaaagttgAGGGTCTATCAGCTTCTACATGGTCTTTACAATTTTAGCAAAGGTATAGAAGCTAGAAAGTATAGCATAGATTTTGAGGAATGACAAACAAGGGCAAACAATGCATCTTGGCTTAATTGTAGAGCAAGATATTGGAAATGTATAGTAAACCACACAAAAGAGAAGCTTGATCCTTCTACAAtggattttgtgttttattttgaagttcCTGGGCCCACAAATAGTTTTTAGTCAGTAGAATGACCTGATCAGATCTGTGCTTTAGGAGGATAACTGTTAAAAGTCTGAGTAGAAGACAGATTGGAGTCTTCAGCTATATAGGAGGCACAGgttaaagatttttttatttaactcattattaACAAGGGAACCAGAACAGTTGTTAAAATTGGTCCAAAAAACACAGGCACATGGGATATTGAAGTGCATTTGCAAATGGATGCTAAGCTGACTTCTACCATGGTGGAAGTAAATCACTTGAACCTCCACAGACAGCATTTATTTGTAGGTCTATAGACATGAATTGTTTGTTTAGTTTCTACATGTTCTACATGTACGTGCTCTGCAGTCACATGTTCTTCATTTATATCTTCATCTCGCTCTCCGTCCTCTTACAACCGAGTTGTAAAACAGCCCAAAGACATTTCCTGTGTGGTTAGATTATCCCTGAAGGTTCAGTGTTTCATTAAAAGGATATCCAGTAATCTCTTTTGCCTATTCCAAAGTCTTAAACTTTTGTTTTCAAGGtgaattgttttttttctgcCTGTATTACTGCAGACTTATTCCTTCATCATTCTTATTTATTAACTTAACCAGGATATGTCTTTGGATCTgtgtttcagtttatttttcctttcctgctgcagatttttttctgtctttattttagggatatttctttgtttagttttttgtcctTCATCTGCTATCTGATTGCTTTGatgtctttgtccattttttctccTCAGTAGTatgtttattttaagattttttttcctccttgccaTTAGTTTGATTTTCtgttcttggttctttttttttgcagtattCAAATTCATTGTTCTTCTTCATTGGGTTTGTTAGtgctataatttttcttttcaatttgaccatttttgtcttttcatctttgaaCTTTTATTAGATATATGTGTTCTCTGTTACAAAGAACTCACTggaaatttcttcttttccttgtgtTATGTTTTGTTTCAGACTGGATCCTTCCTTAGTTTTGCATACTATATTCATTGTTTTCCCCTTCCACCTGCCCCTTGTTTCACATTTACTTGactatttctttttgtcttggCTCAGGCTTAATTAAATTGGGACTTACTGATACAATTTGAGTGAATTCCCCTCTACACTTTTCCTACTTTAGCTTTGACCTTGtatgtctctgccttttgttgCACCCTCTTCTCCAGTATACTTTTTGAGGGGTATGTGTGTTGTTCTCTGTCTACTTTTGTGTAGTTGAAGGGTCTGAGGTGGTACTGGGGGTAGAGCTCTCCTGGGGCACCAGGCTCTCCTATCTCTTCTTAGATTTTGTTGAATGTCCTCCCTTCATCCTGCTGAAGATAAATCTCAGATCCTGCCCTCAACTCAGAATAATGCCTTGGAAGTTGGCAAGTCCTCATGGCCCCTCTTGACCCTGCTGAAATTTCAAAGCTTCTGTGCTGTCAATGTTTTACTTGACTTTTCTAGGGCTGCCAAATCATGCCCTTGGATCTTACCTCCCAAATGGAGGATGTTTATTAACATGGTTTTCAAGTTTTATTAACTTACCTGCTTTTATCTTTACTGCTTCCAGGCAGTGTGAACTGGCCACACTGTACAGAATCTTTCTCTGGCTATTACTTGTTAAAATTTGACAgttcatagtttttttttgttttgtttttttttaattttattttgaaataaattcaaacttgcagaaacagttgcaaaaacaatacaaaacccacacatagaaccccagcataccccaacccccctcccctgataccccgatccaccagaCAGTTCATAGTTTAAACAGTTTCTTGTTTGCGGCTGGTATgatttttggttaaaaaaatacacatgcatgtacatgtgtgtatgtgcatgtgtgtatataaatatataaataatatacatgtgtgtgtatataaaaatatacacacacatatatattattttctgtccttttcatTAGATACTGGGGAAAGGAACTTCTGTAATTCTGTTTCATCCTACCATCTTTACTTGAAAGTCTGTGTGAGTTTCTAAATGTCTACTTTTGATTAATTAATAACACGTACTCTAGATGCTCTAATTCTTAACAATATGGTTGATTTggaatagtttttcatttttttccatttaaaaataaaatgaacaaattaaagacAATGTCATAAGAtactatacatttaaaaaatcatcagtGATCCTAAGGCATgtgcttttcttttatttggaTTTTGCTTTTGTGCATGGTTTTATAGATTGTTATATAATTGCAGTAAGCATATAAAGATCATAatatatttcacttaattttaggtcaaacattttaatatttctatttcatcTTTATTATCGCATCACATGGCATGTGACAATTTATTAGTCACTCAAATGGGGGGCTCGTTTTCTAGTTTGATGCTCTTGTGTGTTTGTACATTGAACATTTTTGAGTTTGTAGTGTTGCTTTGTCGTTAAAATAAATTTGAGGGATTAAAATTAATGGACTATTCACCTctctttattaaatcattagaaCTCTCACCCTGGTATTAAACTATAGTGTCTGTTTATGTCATTGGATGCAAATTCTTTTGAGATAATTTCTTAAAATGACAGCTGATATTCCAACTCTTAAAAGGAGAAGAATTTTTTTGGGTGCTGTTGTATTCTTGTCCTTCCCATGACTTGAATAATaagggtttttaaaatatattccagtTTTTATAAGATCATGTGtgcttttttaaaacataaaatcacaTATTCTTCTCTGTAAAGGAGAGAAAATTActcaaaagtgaaaaaataatttggatTGGATGATGGAAGTTGTGCTGTTGAAGTATTCATTTTTTGTCAGATTATTTCTAGACTTTGCTGCATAACTTGggtttataaaaatgtttataaaaagccctttattttcttttagcatatagctattaatttaataaatgcttTCAATATTTGTAAGTATCCTGTAGGAATCATGAATAGCTTTTGGGCTTTGCTGCATGCAATTACATGAGTGTAGGCAttcataattatataataatccTTGTAATTATCCTTATTTAGGAAtctttattgtactttttttttctcctcagatACTGTCAGTGTTTAAGAACAAATGCAGCTTATAGCTCATGGAAGAAAAAGCACAAATCAAGACATTTTTGGGTTCCAAGTTGCCAAAGTATGGAGCAAAATCTGTAAGAAGTACACTGCAGCCAATGCCAAATGGGACACCTGGTAGTTTGTTTGGAACTTCTAAGAGTAGCAGTGTCCAAAGCGACATAAAAAATAATGTCTCCAATTGTCCGTCGACCCATTCATTTAATtggagaaaagcaaataaattccacCTTGGTGAACGAAGTGCTGGTGAGCCTAAGAGTACTCCAAATTCTGAAAAACATGCTCCTACTCAaggaatgtttgataaaaatgGGATAAAAGGAGGTTTGAAAAGTGTTTCTTTATTCACATCAAAGTTATCAAAGCCATCCACTATGTTTGTGTCATCTACAGAGGAGTTAAACCAAAAGTCTTTCTCTGGACCACCTAACTTGGGTAAATTCACCAAAGGTACATTATTAGGAAGGACTTCATATTCTTCAGTTAGTGCTCCCAAATCGCAGTTGAATGGATTTTATGGAAACCGATCGGCTGGTAGCATGCAAAGACCTAGAGCAAACTCCTGTGCCACTAGAAGCAGTTCTGGAGAAAGCTTAGCACAATCACCAGACAATATTAAATCTATTACTTGTGAAAAAATGGTAAGGTCACAAAGTTTTTCACATTCCATTCAGaattccttccttccaccttcaTCTATAACCAGATCACATTCCTTCAATAGAGCTGTAGATCTTACAAAGCCTTACCAGAACCAACAGCTACCCGTCAGAGTGCCTCTAAGGTCAAGCATGCTAACAAGAAATTGCCGCCAGCCAGAAGTACTCAATGGGAATGAACATTTAGGGTATGGATTTAACAGGCCTTATGCTGCTGGAAAGAAGTTGGCTTTACCCAGTGGTCCAGGCCTAACTTCCACTTTGGGTTATAGGATGGTTCATCCTTCTTTATTGAAACCCAGACCTTCATTTGCTGGGAACATCACAGTTGATGGTAATAAAAATTCACCTGCTGACACATGTGTAGAAGAGGATGCTACAGTTTTGGCTAACAACAGAGCTACTGATAAGGACCAAGAACTAATTGAAAATGATAgttacagaacagaaaattaccaGACCATGAAGCGTAATGCTAAAATTAGATACCTGAGTGATGATGTAGATGACATTTCCTTGTCATCTTTGTCATCTTCTGATAAGAATGATTTAAGTGAAGACTTTAGTGATGATTTTATAGATATAGAAGACTCTAACAGAACTCGAATAACTCCAGAGGAAATTTCTCTCAAAGAAGAAGAGCATGAAAGTGTACCACCAAAGGATATATTTGATTCccccaaggaaaatgaaaaatcctTCAGTAAGACCAGTGAATGGATAGATATAACTGTGTCTGGTAAATACTAATATCCTTAAGTTTGTTTGCTTTCTCCTAGATATTTTTTATAACTGAACCTACATTTAGGATTATTTTGTGATAAATTCCAAGATACTATCAATTTCTTGGTTTAAATTAAATGACTATTAGGAGGAAGGATGgatctaaataaaactgaattggggcaacatttatcttttttgttcACTGGCTTTTTTACTCTGTCCTGTTTTTCACTTTCTCTAGAAAAACATCATCTTTAAAAACACTCGTTCCCTAAGGTATCCTCCCTTGGCTATTCTTTGGCTATCATACACAGACCTACTCCTACTTGGGATAGGCaatacttcaaaaaaattttttccttaCTCTTCCCAACTAGTGGCTTCCTGATAAACCATCTCTTCCCTTACGGTAGCAGATCAGGATTGTTGCTATTTATTAAGAGTGAAGCTATACCAAagggtaaatgagataatgtaggtTCTTTTcgacctaattttttttttttttttaatcccaggaaattttcattttttgtatcaGGGATTTGCTTTCTTGTTTAGCAGTCTTTGTAGTTATATTTTCAGAGGAGCTTCATTAttactgtttttctttaattgaacAAAGTAAGATGGCACATGTTAAACATTTTCCCTTATAGTTGGTTTCTTGACAActaaatgctggagaaaatatatCTTTGTGCCATAAAGTCTGGAAATAGAACTTACTTGAGTGGGTTGGATATAGGCACTTGGTCTGATCAAGGGTCTCGAGAATATGCCTCGAATTAACGCAAACCCTTGATTGTCTCAGGGTCTTCTAAGTGACTGCCAGGCAAGGTTTTTCCTCATAAAGAGTTAACTGCAAGATTAAATAATACAAACAGAGGCAGGGAAGTTTCCTCATCCCAgtggttaaaaaagaaatgtcttgggaaatattaaaagaatatgagGCTTTATTTGACATTCTAAAAATGTCACAGAAATGAAAGATGGTTAAATGAGTTTTCTTTATGTCTGTTGGAAAATAGTAGGTTATTTTAAAGACTTTGcctcttggttttttttttattgtttaggaTTTATAAAATGCTACCgttataaatgtttttcttttcgtTGACTTTTTTGttataatatattaaattattagaGATGATAGTTTTTGAATCtgagaaataattatatttttgtcCATTAAtagctgttttctctctctcttttttaaatcaattgaaGACAGGAGTGAATGTACAAAACATACTTCTGGGAATAACCTGATTTCTCCAGATACAGACTACAGAGCTGGTTCTTCATTTGAACTTTCTCCATCTGATAGCTCTGATGGAACATATATGTGGGATGAAGAGGGCTTGGAACCCATTGGAAATGTCCATCCGGTTGGAAGCTATGAGTCCTCCGAAATGAACAGCATAGTATGTATGGATTTATACacccttttgaaatgtttttttacctTAGAGACACTTGTGATattgtttggatttttaaaaagtttatgaaTTAACTTTCCTGGCCTGAGAAGATGGACATTCAAATTTGCAAAGGGCCCACAAAATATCTGCCTCTAGTGTACAATAAAGCATGGAGTATATATTTACATTTGTGTCACGTGGCACTTGATTTAAATATACTTACACACATATGTAttcataatacatttttatatacatacagATGCCCTTAGATCTTACATTGATCAGGTGACGCTAAGCCAGCAGTTCTCAAAGGATGTGGGGGGAGAGAGAGCAATATCTAGaggcatttttggttgttacTATTTAGAGGTActactgacatctagtgggtagagagcAGGGATGCTGCttaacatcctacagtgcacacaGATCAGCCtaccacaacaaagaattatccagcctaaGATGTTCTTAGTGCCTTTGTTGAGGAGCCTTGGCCTAGGCTGTGCTGAGGTAACATTCAAGCCCAATTCTACACTAAAGTGTACTTTTTACTCTTACAAAGTGGGTTGCAGGTCTGGACAACTCTTTAGGGCAACTGCCTTCAGTGGTCTAAGCTGCTTTGATCTTGGGGATCCACCACCTGAATTTGAGGCTCTTTTGTGTCACTGTGGTGGTAAGAGAGTGCCAGAGGGTCTCACATGTGAAGTTACTTGCTTTGGCTAGGAAGTGGCACATGGCACTTTGGCTCACATGTATTGACCAGAACTAATCagatggccccacatacttacgGGGGCCAGGAAGTACAGTTCTCTTGTGTGCCTGGAGGGCAAAGAGAATGAGATATGGGCGAGCACTGCAAGACCTACCAGTATTTATGAACATATTCTTACAAGAAGGATTTCAGGTAgcttgtaaaatatatataatacaagattaaaaaaacagtaaagaaattgcagcaaagaggaaaaaaatcaggtCACAGAACATTGGAATAATGTAAGGGTGAGGTTAATAGGCA includes the following:
- the CCSER2 gene encoding serine-rich coiled-coil domain-containing protein 2 isoform X3 translates to MEEKAQIKTFLGSKLPKYGAKSVRSTLQPMPNGTPGSLFGTSKSSSVQSDIKNNVSNCPSTHSFNWRKANKFHLGERSAGEPKSTPNSEKHAPTQGMFDKNGIKGGLKSVSLFTSKLSKPSTMFVSSTEELNQKSFSGPPNLGKFTKGTLLGRTSYSSVSAPKSQLNGFYGNRSAGSMQRPRANSCATRSSSGESLAQSPDNIKSITCEKMVRSQSFSHSIQNSFLPPSSITRSHSFNRAVDLTKPYQNQQLPVRVPLRSSMLTRNCRQPEVLNGNEHLGYGFNRPYAAGKKLALPSGPGLTSTLGYRMVHPSLLKPRPSFAGNITVDGNKNSPADTCVEEDATVLANNRATDKDQELIENDSYRTENYQTMKRNAKIRYLSDDVDDISLSSLSSSDKNDLSEDFSDDFIDIEDSNRTRITPEEISLKEEEHESVPPKDIFDSPKENEKSFSKTSEWIDITVSDRSECTKHTSGNNLISPDTDYRAGSSFELSPSDSSDGTYMWDEEGLEPIGNVHPVGSYESSEMNSIDILNNLESCDLEDDDLMLDVDLPEDTPLENVEHDNMNRFDRSDRNARQSQEGFWKRPPQRWSAQEHYHLSHPGHYQHHGKSDLSRGSPYRESPLGHFESYGGTPFFQAQKMFVDVPENTVILDEMTLRHMVQDCTAVKTQLLKLKRLLHQHDGSGSLHDVQLSLPSSPEPEDGDQIYKNEDLLNEIKQLKDEIKKKDEKIQLLEHQLATRCNCHQKSKEEKCTYADKYTQTPWRRIPGGYSAPSFCPWQGSFQGIPRSAPPHRRQSESVPLTPLLLWLPVHASSTTAFQQPSQTHRPRPGKTNKAATHRGPQ
- the CCSER2 gene encoding serine-rich coiled-coil domain-containing protein 2 isoform X5, whose translation is MEEKAQIKTFLGSKLPKYGAKSVRSTLQPMPNGTPGSLFGTSKSSSVQSDIKNNVSNCPSTHSFNWRKANKFHLGERSAGEPKSTPNSEKHAPTQGMFDKNGIKGGLKSVSLFTSKLSKPSTMFVSSTEELNQKSFSGPPNLGKFTKGTLLGRTSYSSVSAPKSQLNGFYGNRSAGSMQRPRANSCATRSSSGESLAQSPDNIKSITCEKMVRSQSFSHSIQNSFLPPSSITRSHSFNRAVDLTKPYQNQQLPVRVPLRSSMLTRNCRQPEVLNGNEHLGYGFNRPYAAGKKLALPSGPGLTSTLGYRMVHPSLLKPRPSFAGNITVDGNKNSPADTCVEEDATVLANNRATDKDQELIENDSYRTENYQTMKRNAKIRYLSDDVDDISLSSLSSSDKNDLSEDFSDDFIDIEDSNRTRITPEEISLKEEEHESVPPKDIFDSPKENEKSFSKTSEWIDITVSDRSECTKHTSGNNLISPDTDYRAGSSFELSPSDSSDGTYMWDEEGLEPIGNVHPVGSYESSEMNSIDILNNLESCDLEDDDLMLDVDLPEDTPLENVEHDNMNRFDRSDRNARQSQEGFWKRPPQRWSAQEHYHLSHPGHYQHHGKSDLSRGSPYRESPLGHFESYGGTPFFQAQKMFVDVPENTVILDEMTLRHMVQDCTAVKTQLLKLKRLLHQHDGSGSLHDVQLSLPSSPEPEDGDQIYKNEDLLNEIKQLKDEIKKKDEKIQLLEHQLATRCNCHQKSKEEKCTYADKYTQTPWRRIPGGYSAPSFCPWQGSFQGIPRSAPPHRRQTSSTTAFQQPSQTHRPRPGKTNKAATHRGPQ
- the CCSER2 gene encoding serine-rich coiled-coil domain-containing protein 2 isoform X6, whose product is MEEKAQIKTFLGSKLPKYGAKSVRSTLQPMPNGTPGSLFGTSKSSSVQSDIKNNVSNCPSTHSFNWRKANKFHLGERSAGEPKSTPNSEKHAPTQGMFDKNGIKGGLKSVSLFTSKLSKPSTMFVSSTEELNQKSFSGPPNLGKFTKGTLLGRTSYSSVSAPKSQLNGFYGNRSAGSMQRPRANSCATRSSSGESLAQSPDNIKSITCEKMVRSQSFSHSIQNSFLPPSSITRSHSFNRAVDLTKPYQNQQLPVRVPLRSSMLTRNCRQPEVLNGNEHLGYGFNRPYAAGKKLALPSGPGLTSTLGYRMVHPSLLKPRPSFAGNITVDGNKNSPADTCVEEDATVLANNRATDKDQELIENDSYRTENYQTMKRNAKIRYLSDDVDDISLSSLSSSDKNDLSEDFSDDFIDIEDSNRTRITPEEISLKEEEHESVPPKDIFDSPKENEKSFSKTSEWIDITVSDRSECTKHTSGNNLISPDTDYRAGSSFELSPSDSSDGTYMWDEEGLEPIGNVHPVGSYESSEMNSIDILNNLESCDLEDDDLMLDVDLPEDTPLENVEHDNMNRFDRSDRNARQSQEGFWKRPPQRWSAQEHYHLSHPGHYQHHGKSDLSRGSPYRESPLGHFESYGGTPFFQAQKMFVDVPENTVILDEMTLRHMVQDCTAVKTQLLKLKRLLHQHDGSGSLHDVQLSLPSSPEPEDGDQIYKNEDLLNEIKQLKDEIKKKDEKIQLLEHQLATRCNCHQKSKEEKCTYADKYTQTPWRRIPVKVMFQQQERDCFSIETYAKERKQRFGMFQPSVILLGKTINVSYNISYIGTPKKLRI
- the CCSER2 gene encoding serine-rich coiled-coil domain-containing protein 2 isoform X1 encodes the protein MEEKAQIKTFLGSKLPKYGAKSVRSTLQPMPNGTPGSLFGTSKSSSVQSDIKNNVSNCPSTHSFNWRKANKFHLGERSAGEPKSTPNSEKHAPTQGMFDKNGIKGGLKSVSLFTSKLSKPSTMFVSSTEELNQKSFSGPPNLGKFTKGTLLGRTSYSSVSAPKSQLNGFYGNRSAGSMQRPRANSCATRSSSGESLAQSPDNIKSITCEKMVRSQSFSHSIQNSFLPPSSITRSHSFNRAVDLTKPYQNQQLPVRVPLRSSMLTRNCRQPEVLNGNEHLGYGFNRPYAAGKKLALPSGPGLTSTLGYRMVHPSLLKPRPSFAGNITVDGNKNSPADTCVEEDATVLANNRATDKDQELIENDSYRTENYQTMKRNAKIRYLSDDVDDISLSSLSSSDKNDLSEDFSDDFIDIEDSNRTRITPEEISLKEEEHESVPPKDIFDSPKENEKSFSKTSEWIDITVSDRSECTKHTSGNNLISPDTDYRAGSSFELSPSDSSDGTYMWDEEGLEPIGNVHPVGSYESSEMNSIDILNNLESCDLEDDDLMLDVDLPEDTPLENVEHDNMNRFDRSDRNARQSQEGFWKRPPQRWSAQEHYHLSHPGHYQHHGKSDLSRGSPYRESPLGHFESYGGTPFFQAQKMFVDVPENTVILDEMTLRHMVQDCTAVKTQLLKLKRLLHQHDGSGSLHDVQLSLPSSPEPEDGDQIYKNEDLLNEIKQLKDEIKKKDEKIQLLEHQLATRCNCHQKSKEEKCTYADKYTQTPWRRIPPQVLQPSSSLPRPTDHAQGKLTKLQHTEAHSESTLQGVQEGVARLDESCTHGLQEESSYGLDDQPFSSSPQFTKDVAKGTPSEADLNMTVNAPEPYHLANNKVIDMQFVPTSHQTLPQSSRVDQAHRGGRNESSPVGYTSQPKSLQLLKPSILNSLGPPPVSESSPDRTATCKKSLIITPCNSAKLQPTSCQTNLTSNLNLKVSKLRPPSNSFKQKQISNPRQEPQNFQAKTSIPRPLTRRKEIMQNPNGDLHSGDCLASNRYSRLPKPKIH
- the CCSER2 gene encoding serine-rich coiled-coil domain-containing protein 2 isoform X2, with translation MEEKAQIKTFLGSKLPKYGAKSVRSTLQPMPNGTPGSLFGTSKSSSVQSDIKNNVSNCPSTHSFNWRKANKFHLGERSAGEPKSTPNSEKHAPTQGMFDKNGIKGGLKSVSLFTSKLSKPSTMFVSSTEELNQKSFSGPPNLGKFTKGTLLGRTSYSSVSAPKSQLNGFYGNRSAGSMQRPRANSCATRSSSGESLAQSPDNIKSITCEKMVRSQSFSHSIQNSFLPPSSITRSHSFNRAVDLTKPYQNQQLPVRVPLRSSMLTRNCRQPEVLNGNEHLGYGFNRPYAAGKKLALPSGPGLTSTLGYRMVHPSLLKPRPSFAGNITVDGNKNSPADTCVEEDATVLANNRATDKDQELIENDSYRTENYQTMKRNAKIRYLSDDVDDISLSSLSSSDKNDLSEDFSDDFIDIEDSNRTRITPEEISLKEEEHESVPPKDIFDSPKENEKSFSKTSEWIDITVSDRSECTKHTSGNNLISPDTDYRAGSSFELSPSDSSDGTYMWDEEGLEPIGNVHPVGSYESSEMNSIDILNNLESCDLEDDDLMLDVDLPEDTPLENVEHDNMNRFDRSDRNARQSQEGFWKRPPQRWSAQEHYHLSHPGHYQHHGKSDLSRGSPYRESPLGHFESYGGTPFFQAQKMFVDVPENTVILDEMTLRHMVQDCTAVKTQLLKLKRLLHQHDGSGSLHDVQLSLPSSPEPEDGDQIYKNEDLLNEIKQLKDEIKKKDEKIQLLEHQLATRCNCHQKSKEEKCTYADKYTQTPWRRIPGGYSAPSFCPWQGSFQGIPRSAPPHRRQSESVPLTPLLLWLPVHGVEKLVHYFSDKACLKYYSLPAAFPDPQTTPREN